Within bacterium, the genomic segment TTCTTAAAATAATCCTGAGATGTTTTCTGGCCGGTTGATGGAGTTTATATTTATCAAGGCAAAACTGGGCGGCCGCCGTAATATTGCCTAAAGGGTTCCTTATCTCATGGGCAATACCGGCGGCCAGTTCACCCACCCCGGCCAGCCTCTCTTGATAAAGCAACCGGTCCTCCAACTTAATAGCGGCCGTGACGTCTTTTATATAATTAATCACCTGGATAACTTTCCCCTCATCATCCTTGATAGGGAAAGTAGATATATCTAAGACTGTCCTCCCTTTATCTCTATGATGGCGAATCTTAGTTACATGATGAGGCTTGTCTTCTTCAAACGTCTTTTGGGCAGGACAATTCTCACATATACCATCACTTTGATAATATTCAGTAAAGCATTTCTTGCCAATAAGGTCAGGGAAGTCTCTTTTATTATACATCCTTAAAATTCCCTGATTAACCCTCACGATTTGATAATCCCTATCAATAACAGAAATCCCATCTTCTATGCTATCAAAGATTGCCTGGAGGTGTTTCTTAGCTTCTTTCAGTTTACGCTCGAGTTCTATTTTTTCTGTTAAGTCCACGGCTAATTCCACCACCGCTCTAATCCCTCCCTGTTTATCCTTTAACTTTGCCTAACGGCTGACACCTGAACGCTTACATCTTATTTTACCTTCAGTAGAAGTAACTATTCAGCCACAGATTTACACGGATGAAACACTGATTTTTTAAATAACTATACTTTTGCACTTTTTGTCATTCCTGCGCAAGCAGGAATCCAGAAGTCTTGATATTACTGGATTCCCGCTTTGGCGGGAATGACGAGAGGTTATTGTAAGGTCTTTGTATTTCAAGTAGTTACAAAAAAGTGTAAAAGTATGGAACCTATTCTATTTTATCCAGGCTAATCCGTGTCAATCAGTGGTTGAATAGTTGCCAGTAGATAGAAGTTAGGAATGGTGCGCCCAGGAGGAGTCGAACCTCCAATCTTCGGATTCGTAGTCCGCTGCTCTGTCCATTGAGCCATGGGCGCATTTATTGATTTACAATGACTAAGCTCCTTGATCTTTGTGATATTATAACACGATTGTCCAGTTTTGGCAAGAATTTTTTGCCGGCTCAAGTTTTAAGGGCGGGATGCAGATATAGGGCATTGCCTCACTACATAGTTACAGCACGGCCTAAGTTCCTGGCCGGTTTAATCGGTTTTTTTTAGACCTTGTTTTTAGATGCTTGACATAGATTTAAAAATATGGTATAATGTGTCTCAATCTTAGGACAGCTCGGCGAAAGTTCCTGGGCGGTTTCAGCAGGATTCGAGGATTCAAGGAGTTATGAATCTTGAAACCCTTGACCCTTATCTGACTCTACTAAACCGAGGAGGAACTTAGGCCGTGTGGTAATAGTGGTTGAATAATCACCAGAATTAATCAATTGGAGGTCAAAGAAATGAAGAAAAGCAAGCTGATGTTAGAAGTAATTATTTCATTAATCCTACTCCTAAATGTCTCAGGATTAGCCTTTAGTCAGGAGGTGCCTCCTTCCTACAGACTTGGTTCAGGAGATGTAGTCCGGATAACAGTTTTAGGCTATTCGGTTTTAAATGACACCGTTACGGTAGATGAGAATGGTTACTTTCCCTTTCAATTGATAGGAAAAGTAAAAGCGGACGGATTAACGGCCGCGGAGTTAGAAGATAAACTGGCTAAAGAATTATCCGTCTATCTGGAAGAGCCAAAGGTAACGGCGGCTATTATTTCCGCCGGTCAATTGATGAGAGAATTCAAGGAGAAAAAAGAAGAAGTCCCTCTTAAAATGCCCCCGCCGGCCGAAGAAATTTTTGAAAAAAAGGTATCGGCTGCTTACCTGCTTGGAGTAGGCGATACCCTTAAAATTGAGGTGGCCGGTCATCCCTCTATGAGTGAAATAGTGGATATTGATTCTGAGGGTATGATCTCATTTGAATTAGCCGAAAAAGAAATAGAGGCGGCCGGCCTGACCGCGGATGAGTTGGCTTCTGAGTTATCTTCCAACCTGGAACGATACATCCAACGCCCTCGAATAAATGTATTGGTCTCACCCCGGTTAATTGCCGGTGGAGATTTACTTGATATCTCAATATCGGGTTATCCGAAGATAGGTGGAAGGACCCAGGTCGGATTTGATGGCCACCTATCCTTTCCCCTTTTAGAACCCATTAAGGGTGAAGGGATGAACCGGCAAGAATTATCCGAGCTCCTGGCCGACAAGCTTAGGCCTGAGCTGGGAGGTGTTGAGGTTAGAATAGATTACATCCCTTATCTCTTAGAAACAGGCGATGTGTTGTCCATATCTGTCTGGGATCATCCTGATTTAGATGACCGGGTAGTAATTGATCTGGTGGGTAATATTTCCTATCCTTATTTAGGAGAGCTGCAAGCGGCGGGTTTGACTAAACGGGAATTGGCTGAACACATCGCCGGAGAGCTGACCCGTTATATTGAAAATCCGAGGGTGAATGTAAGCAGAGTTGATCAAAAGTTGAATTCAGAAGATGTGCTTCAAATAGCGGTCTGGGGTTATCCGGACTATTCCCGCCAAGTGACGGTCAGTCCCACCGGTTATATTTCTTTCCCCCCTCTGGGAGAAGTGAAAGCACAGGGTTTAACCAGGCATGAATTGGCCACGAAATTATCCCAAAAATTAGGTCAATATGTGCCTGACCCGAAAGTAAACATCAAGGTGGTTGACTACAAAGATAAAAAAGGCGGACAACCTGCGCCTTATTTGATTGATGTAGGAGATATAGTTAGGGTGGTTCTCTGGAAACCGGAGGGGAGTGAAGAGCATAGCCAGGAGGTTGACCCATCGGGGAATCTTTCTTTCCCTCTCATTGGAGAAGTCAAGGGCAAGGGTCTTTCCGAACTGCAATTGGCTGAAAGGTTAAAGGAACGATGGGCAAAGTATCTCATTGATCCTAAGGTAACGGTAGAGGTGGTAGAATATAAGAGCAGGTTTGTTTATATCTTTGGGGAGGTGCGGACGCCGGGTAAGTTTCCGGTGAAAGGAAATATTATTACCTTAAGAGAAGCCCTTATTGCGGCCGGATTACCCATTCAAGGTATAGCTTCGATGAGAAATGTTCGGGTGATCAGGCCGGCTTATTCCCAAGCTAATATAAGATTAGCGGATACAGTGAAACTTCTTCGAGAAGGAGAATTAAGAGAGAATTTTGAACTGCATCCCGGTGATATGGTTTATGTCCCCCCCACGTTCCTGACCAAGGTAAGCCGTTTTCTGTATCTGATCCTTTCACCTTTATCGCCGGCGGCTCAGATTATGGGTGTCTTTAATGTAGGCCAGTAGTACCCTGTCAGATTTGATTTGATAGGTTGGTCTCTTGTATAAGCAATCCCCCTCACCCTACCCTCTCCCCTCAGGGGAGAGGGTAGGGTGAAGGGTAAAAGAGGCTCTACCCACAAATACTAACTTGACAAGGCAGGAGGGGATTACCCAGCCGCATTTACGTTGTTGGCGAGAATCATCCGGCGCAGGTAATCGGTGGTCACTGATCACCGATTACTAATTACTCGATGTTCAAGTTTTTTCGACCTGCGCCATCAGACTTTCAGGGGTTGAAACCGCTAAAGCGGTTATGATTCCGGATGTTATCCTATCTGTAACACCCTGATAAATCAGGGTGCTAAACTCAATAAGCATAAGAATAGCACCCCGATTTATCGGGGTGAATCGGGGGACACTAATAAACCAAAGCAACCGCTTTAGCGGTTTATAAGAAAACTTGGGACGGTTCAAATCGTCCATTTTTCTTGTGAAACCTGGCGGGTCCTTCGTATCTTCCTCAATAATTCGGGGCAACCTACTCGGATTACACGAGATCAGAAACCCGTTTTTTCGGAAAAAACGGGTTTCTAATTTAGCCGCAAGCTTTCACAGTAAGGTGAACCATCCCGAAAACTTTGAACATCGAGTAATTACCAATCACTGATTAGAGGAGAACAGCTATATGGCTGAAGATAAAAGGCAACAACTAACTGTTTGGGATTACGGACAAATTATCTTCCGGCGGAAATGGTTTTTCATTATTCCCACCGTGATTGTCTTTCTCACGGCGGTTATTGGGACTCGATTTTTACCCAAAATTTATCGGTCATCAACGACCATCCTGGTTCAAGAGACCGGGTTGGTTAACCCCAACCTGCTTGGAGATATGGCCGTAAGCAGCACGGTAGACAGTCGACTCGTTTTACTGGAGACGGAAATCAAAAGTTCAAAGAGATTAAAACAGTTGATCCATCAAATAGAGGCGGATCAGACTCTTACTTCTCCCGACCAGATGAATAGTTTGATTAATCATCTTCGCCGTAACATCTCGGTTGAAATGGACTATCATAAGGTGACCGGTCTCACCATTATCATTGCTTATGAAGGCCCAGAGCCTTACACCGTTCAGGAGGTGGTTAAGGGTATCACTGATATCTTCATGGAGGAAAACCTGCTGCTGCAAAAAGAAGAATCCACTACCACTATTGATTTTATTAAAGAACAGTTGGAAAATTATAAACAAAGATTGGAGGAAGCAGAAAAGGCCCTCCAAAAATTTCAGGAGGAAAATCTATTAGAACTTCCGGTGGGAACTTCCAAAGAGGGCGGTGCAGGCAAGGAATCTACCCAAATAATAGTGTCTCCGGATTTGGACAAGTTAACCTCTACTCAGAGCAGTTTAATGGAGGTCAATCTCCAAATTCAGATGCTGGAAAAGCAAAAGGCTATGTTGCGTCGGCAGCTTTCAGGAGAAGAAAAGGTCATCCTTGACGCCGTAACTAAAGAAGTAAATCCGGTAGCCGCTAAATTGCAGGAGAGATTGATCGGTCTTCAGGCGGAACTGGCCGATGCCAGGACCCAATTTACCGAGGAGCATCCGGAAGTGCTTAGATTGAAAATGACCATTGAGCGAATAAAAGACCAGTTGGCCCAGGAAGAAAAGACCATCAGAAGCGGTGAGGTAACCAAGGTAAATCCTATTTATCAAGAGCTGGAAAGGAAATATCGAGAGGTAGAATTAGCCATAGATTCTTTTAGGACAAGACAAGGGGAGCTTTCTGGGTTGGTGGCCAGGTATAAAGAGAGGGTGAAGGACGTTCCCAAGCGGGAGTTGGAGTATAGCCGGCTTATCCGGAATCAAGCGACTAACCAAAAGATATATAATATGTTTTTTGATAAACTGCAAGCGGCTGATATCTCCTGGGATCTGGAAGGCACCAAGAGGGAAAGAAAGTTTATTATTCTGGAGGAACCCCAACTGCCGACCTCGCCTATAAAACCCAAAAAAGAGGCCATTGCCCTCTTGGGACTTTTTATAGGCATGGGACTTGGTTTGGGCTGTGTCTTCCTGACCGAATATACTGACCATTCCTTCAGGTCGGTGGAAGATGCCCAAGTTTTTCTTGGCTTGCCTGCCCTTGGCTCTACCGCTCTAATTATAACTGAGACGGAGGAAGCCAGACAACAATTATACTCCCGTATAATATGGGCGGTGTTAGGCGTTATCCTGGTGGCCGTGTTAGCCGCCGGTTCTATTCAATATTATCGGGAACACATCCGTAACCAGGAAACCCCAATGTCAGCAATAATTCAAAAGGGGGGTAAAGTATGGGGAAGATAACCGAAGCATTAGGATTAACCAAAAAACTAAAAAGACCCAGCCTTACTTCTGCTATTGATCCTCATATTGTCACTTATTACAACCCTAAATCAGCGGTAGCCGAACAATACAGGAGTATGCGAACCAATATTCAGTCACTCAGTTCTGAAAACCCCCCGCAGGCTTTTATTGTAAGCAGTTCTATTCATGGGGAAGGAAAGAGCACCACGGCCACAAATTTAGCGGTAACTATGGCCCAGGATAGGGATAAGACTATCCTCCTGGGAGACTGTGATCTCAGGAAACCGGCTATTGATCAATTGCTGGGCCTGGAACCAAAATTCGGGTTGGCCGAGGTCTTAAATGAAGAGGTTGATTTGAAAGAGGCCTTAGTTAAGACACCCATAGATAATCTGGTGGCCCTCCCTTGCGGCCGGATACCACCTAATCCTTCCGAGCT encodes:
- a CDS encoding ATP-binding protein, with protein sequence MVELAVDLTEKIELERKLKEAKKHLQAIFDSIEDGISVIDRDYQIVRVNQGILRMYNKRDFPDLIGKKCFTEYYQSDGICENCPAQKTFEEDKPHHVTKIRHHRDKGRTVLDISTFPIKDDEGKVIQVINYIKDVTAAIKLEDRLLYQERLAGVGELAAGIAHEIRNPLGNITAAAQFCLDKYKLHQPARKHLRIILRNAENANKIVKDLLDFARPAEISFKLADVGEVIASACHLVKTRCSQQGVRLTRRYSRRLPLILLDEKRLEEAFLNFILNALDAMPNGGRLTITTYSDSQNNEVGVRFSDTGQGIPEENLNEIFTPFFTTKEEGIGLGLCLAHQIVTYHKGKINIESKVGQGTEVIVSLPISREE
- a CDS encoding polysaccharide biosynthesis/export family protein codes for the protein MKKSKLMLEVIISLILLLNVSGLAFSQEVPPSYRLGSGDVVRITVLGYSVLNDTVTVDENGYFPFQLIGKVKADGLTAAELEDKLAKELSVYLEEPKVTAAIISAGQLMREFKEKKEEVPLKMPPPAEEIFEKKVSAAYLLGVGDTLKIEVAGHPSMSEIVDIDSEGMISFELAEKEIEAAGLTADELASELSSNLERYIQRPRINVLVSPRLIAGGDLLDISISGYPKIGGRTQVGFDGHLSFPLLEPIKGEGMNRQELSELLADKLRPELGGVEVRIDYIPYLLETGDVLSISVWDHPDLDDRVVIDLVGNISYPYLGELQAAGLTKRELAEHIAGELTRYIENPRVNVSRVDQKLNSEDVLQIAVWGYPDYSRQVTVSPTGYISFPPLGEVKAQGLTRHELATKLSQKLGQYVPDPKVNIKVVDYKDKKGGQPAPYLIDVGDIVRVVLWKPEGSEEHSQEVDPSGNLSFPLIGEVKGKGLSELQLAERLKERWAKYLIDPKVTVEVVEYKSRFVYIFGEVRTPGKFPVKGNIITLREALIAAGLPIQGIASMRNVRVIRPAYSQANIRLADTVKLLREGELRENFELHPGDMVYVPPTFLTKVSRFLYLILSPLSPAAQIMGVFNVGQ
- a CDS encoding XrtA system polysaccharide chain length determinant, which gives rise to MAEDKRQQLTVWDYGQIIFRRKWFFIIPTVIVFLTAVIGTRFLPKIYRSSTTILVQETGLVNPNLLGDMAVSSTVDSRLVLLETEIKSSKRLKQLIHQIEADQTLTSPDQMNSLINHLRRNISVEMDYHKVTGLTIIIAYEGPEPYTVQEVVKGITDIFMEENLLLQKEESTTTIDFIKEQLENYKQRLEEAEKALQKFQEENLLELPVGTSKEGGAGKESTQIIVSPDLDKLTSTQSSLMEVNLQIQMLEKQKAMLRRQLSGEEKVILDAVTKEVNPVAAKLQERLIGLQAELADARTQFTEEHPEVLRLKMTIERIKDQLAQEEKTIRSGEVTKVNPIYQELERKYREVELAIDSFRTRQGELSGLVARYKERVKDVPKRELEYSRLIRNQATNQKIYNMFFDKLQAADISWDLEGTKRERKFIILEEPQLPTSPIKPKKEAIALLGLFIGMGLGLGCVFLTEYTDHSFRSVEDAQVFLGLPALGSTALIITETEEARQQLYSRIIWAVLGVILVAVLAAGSIQYYREHIRNQETPMSAIIQKGGKVWGR
- a CDS encoding CpsD/CapB family tyrosine-protein kinase; the protein is MGKITEALGLTKKLKRPSLTSAIDPHIVTYYNPKSAVAEQYRSMRTNIQSLSSENPPQAFIVSSSIHGEGKSTTATNLAVTMAQDRDKTILLGDCDLRKPAIDQLLGLEPKFGLAEVLNEEVDLKEALVKTPIDNLVALPCGRIPPNPSELLGSKKMSHLLVQLRSYFDYVILDTPPIIPLTDAGVLGAQTDGALLVIQAYRTQREMVQRSYSLLARAGVKVLGFTLTSMRDFLPAYFSEYGYHYGYHYSYQYDYEKGRK